A single genomic interval of Octopus bimaculoides isolate UCB-OBI-ISO-001 chromosome 22, ASM119413v2, whole genome shotgun sequence harbors:
- the LOC106877605 gene encoding alpha-L-fucosidase isoform X1 yields MQATTKMASELNVSVWRPSSILFLVLILSLTSLSWDVAAFRTSDSSGPYTPDWQSLDTRPIPKWYDEAKIGIFLHWGVFSVPSFRSAWFWWYLVAEQSPAYVKFMKDNYRPGFTYQDFAPMFTTEFYDPNQWAEIFTKSGARYIVLTSKHHEGYTNWPSKYSWNWNSKAVGPKRDLVGELAAAIKKTPIHFGLYHSLFEWFHPIYLQDKANNFTTQRFVREKTMPELYELVMNYKPDVIWSDGDWEATDKYWNSTEFIAWLYNDSPVKDTVVVNDRWGAGISCHHGDFYTCKDRYNPGKLITHKWENAMTIDKDAWVFRRNAHYADFYTIEGLISLLVETVSCGGNLLMNVGPTHDGRIAPIFEERLIQVGQWLKVNGEAIYASKPWTHQNDTYTKKVWYTSKMENNTKVVYATMLFWPTTNIIILGAVKITSRTDVYMLGYPKPIGYIYFPSIGLKIILPNIPASRLPCDWAWVFKITNLDE; encoded by the exons ATGCAAGCCACGACAAAGATGGCTTCGGAGTTAAATGTGTCTGTTTGGAGGCCGTCATCGATATTATTCTTAGTTCTTATATTGTCTCTAACAAGTTTATCCTGGGACGTTGCAGCATTTCGGACCAGCGACTCTAGTGGTCCATACACACCCGATTGGCAATCTCTTGACACACGTCCCATACCAAAATGGTATGACGAGGCCAAAATCGGCATCTTCCTACATTGGGGTGTGTTTTCTGTGCCCAGCTTTCGCTCTGCTTGGTTCTGGTGGTACCTTGTAGCGGAACAGAGTCCTGCCTATGTGAAATTTATGAAGGACAATTACAGGCCAGGTTTCACCTACCAGGATTTTGCTCCGATGTTCACCACAGAGTTTTACGACCCAAACCAGTGGgcagaaatatttactaaatccGGTGCcag GTACATTGTTCTAACAAGCAAACACCATGAAGGGTACACCAACTGGCCATCTAAATACTCTTGGAATTGGAACTCAAAAGCTGTGGGGCCAAAACGAGACCTTGTTG GTGAACTTGCAGCTGCCATCAAGAAGACTCCGATCCATTTTGGTCTGTACCATTCTCTCTTTGAATGGTTCCACCCCATTTATCTACAagacaaagccaacaattttacaACCCAAAGGTTTGTTAGG GAGAAAACTATGCCTGAGTTGTATGAACTGGTTATGAATTACAAACCTGATGTAATTTGGTCAGATGGTGATTGGGAAGCAACAGATAAATACTGGAATTCGACAGAGTTTATTGCATGGCTCTATAATGACAG tCCAGTGAAAGACACTGTTGTGGTTAATGACCGATGGGGAGCTGGAATTTCTTGTCACCATGGAGACTTTTACACTTGCAAAGATAGATATAACCCTG GTAAACTGATAACTCACAAATGGGAGAATGCCATGACTATTGATAAAGATGCCTGGGTTTTCCGACGCAATGCTCACTATGCCGACTTTTATACCATCGAAGGGCTGATATCTCTGCTGGTTGAGACTGTCAG CTGTGGAGGAAATCTTCTAATGAACGTTGGACCCACCCACGATGGACGTATTGCTCCAATTTTTGAAGAACGATTGATCCAAGTTGGTCAATGGCTCAAAGTCAATGGAGAGGCCATCTATGCCAGCAAACCTTGGACCCACCAGAACgacacatatacaaagaaagtTTG GTATACCAGTAAAATGGAAAACAACACAAAAGTTGTGTATGCTACTATGTTGTTTTGGCCAACTACTAATATTATCATCCTTGGAGCTGTAAAAATAACGTCAAGAACAGATGTCTACATGCTTGGTTATCCAAAACCAATTGGATACATTTACTTTCCTTCAATTGGGCTTAAAATTATCCTCCCAAACATCCCTGCATCACGCTTACCCTGTGACTGGGCGTGGGTGTTTAAAATTACAAACCTTGATGAATAA
- the LOC106877605 gene encoding alpha-L-fucosidase isoform X2, with protein sequence MLTTALPSSPAPPPTYFRYIVLTSKHHEGYTNWPSKYSWNWNSKAVGPKRDLVGELAAAIKKTPIHFGLYHSLFEWFHPIYLQDKANNFTTQRFVREKTMPELYELVMNYKPDVIWSDGDWEATDKYWNSTEFIAWLYNDSPVKDTVVVNDRWGAGISCHHGDFYTCKDRYNPGKLITHKWENAMTIDKDAWVFRRNAHYADFYTIEGLISLLVETVSCGGNLLMNVGPTHDGRIAPIFEERLIQVGQWLKVNGEAIYASKPWTHQNDTYTKKVWYTSKMENNTKVVYATMLFWPTTNIIILGAVKITSRTDVYMLGYPKPIGYIYFPSIGLKIILPNIPASRLPCDWAWVFKITNLDE encoded by the exons GTACATTGTTCTAACAAGCAAACACCATGAAGGGTACACCAACTGGCCATCTAAATACTCTTGGAATTGGAACTCAAAAGCTGTGGGGCCAAAACGAGACCTTGTTG GTGAACTTGCAGCTGCCATCAAGAAGACTCCGATCCATTTTGGTCTGTACCATTCTCTCTTTGAATGGTTCCACCCCATTTATCTACAagacaaagccaacaattttacaACCCAAAGGTTTGTTAGG GAGAAAACTATGCCTGAGTTGTATGAACTGGTTATGAATTACAAACCTGATGTAATTTGGTCAGATGGTGATTGGGAAGCAACAGATAAATACTGGAATTCGACAGAGTTTATTGCATGGCTCTATAATGACAG tCCAGTGAAAGACACTGTTGTGGTTAATGACCGATGGGGAGCTGGAATTTCTTGTCACCATGGAGACTTTTACACTTGCAAAGATAGATATAACCCTG GTAAACTGATAACTCACAAATGGGAGAATGCCATGACTATTGATAAAGATGCCTGGGTTTTCCGACGCAATGCTCACTATGCCGACTTTTATACCATCGAAGGGCTGATATCTCTGCTGGTTGAGACTGTCAG CTGTGGAGGAAATCTTCTAATGAACGTTGGACCCACCCACGATGGACGTATTGCTCCAATTTTTGAAGAACGATTGATCCAAGTTGGTCAATGGCTCAAAGTCAATGGAGAGGCCATCTATGCCAGCAAACCTTGGACCCACCAGAACgacacatatacaaagaaagtTTG GTATACCAGTAAAATGGAAAACAACACAAAAGTTGTGTATGCTACTATGTTGTTTTGGCCAACTACTAATATTATCATCCTTGGAGCTGTAAAAATAACGTCAAGAACAGATGTCTACATGCTTGGTTATCCAAAACCAATTGGATACATTTACTTTCCTTCAATTGGGCTTAAAATTATCCTCCCAAACATCCCTGCATCACGCTTACCCTGTGACTGGGCGTGGGTGTTTAAAATTACAAACCTTGATGAATAA